The DNA segment ATGACGGATAGCCATCTAAACAACATTATGCAGCTCGCGGTTTTTTACTCGGCAAACTACGAGATATACGCCGTAAACGTGGCGAAAATACAAAATTTCGTGATTCTAAGCGAGATTAACATCGTGCCAAACCGCGATCCTAACAGCGTCGTAGTCGGCGTGGCGCAAGTGCGCGACGAGCTGGTAACTTTCGTCGATCTCGATCGCTGGCTTGGAATGCCAAAACCCGATCTCGCGGATTTTACGGTCGGCGTGGTTTGTAGCGTTAGCCGCCGCAGGATCGGTTTTTTTGCCCGCGAGATTATCGGCATCGAGGATAAATATAGCTTCGAGCTTAAAATCCCCGATTCGCGCGCGCTTAAAATCCTCTACGTTACCAACATAAAAATCAACGGCGAGAATAAACCGTGCGCGGTTTTCGATATAGAGCGGCTCATGTCCGATTGCGGGTTTCCCAAAGAGATGCCGCCGTTTGTTCTCCCGTCCAAAGAGGAGCTTAAATTTGTCCGCAAAAAAGCTCTGATCGCCGAGGACAGCGTTTCCGCCGCGAAAAAATTAGCCGATTTTTTTGATTCGCTGAACATATCCTACGAGATCTACTCGGACGGGGCGGAGCTTATATCGCGTTTAGATTCGATAGACGTAAACGAAGTGGGGCTGATCGTAACCGATCTGGAGATGCCCGTGCGCGACGGCTATCAGGTAATTGCGCATATCAAGCGAAACGAGCGGCTTAGCGCGTTGCCGGTAGTGGTCAACTCAAGCATGACCAGTAGCGGCGTTGCGGAGAAAGTCAAACGGCTGGGCGCGGTCGATCATATCGACAAATCGGACACGCACGCGATGTTTAAGCTGGTGGAGCGATATATGAAAGAGAGGCAAAACAAATGAGCGAAAACGGCAGAATGATCGCGGTGGACGAAAAGAGCATGCTCGTTTCGGAAACGGATCCAAGCGGGATAGTTAGATATATTAACGACGATCTGATTGAAATATCCGGTTTCAGCGAAGCGGAACTCGTGGGAAAACCATACGATTTTATGCTCCATAGCAGCGTGCCGAAATCTATACCGATAGATATGGGGCGGGCGATAAACGAGGGCGGGGTATGGAAAGGCTTTGTCAAACACAGGACAAAGGGCGGCGATTACTATTGGGTATTTATGACCGTCTTTCCGATCGACTCCATCAACGGCGAAGGTTATCTCGCCGTTCGCACGAGAGCGAACGAGGAGGAGATAGAGCGTTACGAGAAAAAATACGAGCAAATGCGGCTTGAGGAGACGCGATGAGCCGCGCCGCATCTATTTTTTATTGGTTTTTGATCGCCGCGACGCTGATCGGCTCTTTTGCGTATCTTAGATTGCAGATCAACGACGCGCATAAGATCGCGCAAGAGGTAGTTTCGCTTGCGCGCGCTAACGCTCGGCTGGAAACCCTTTTGAGCGTCGCGGCGTATATAGGCGACGCGAGCGAAACGGAGAAAAAGACGATAGAGGCGCTTGTATCGTGGCTTAACGGGGACGATCCTGCGATAGGCAAGGCGGCTAACGACTATTATGGCGCGTATCTAGAGCGCGTTCAGACGGGCGCGATCGACGACGGAGCGCAAAGTTTCGCTACGGGCATAACCGCGCTTAGCGTAAAGGCGAAAGCCGCGCTGGAAGCGAAACGAGATAGCTATTACGACGCGACGTCCGTCGTGGAGTTCGTAGAGGTTATAAGTTTCGGCGTCGTTTTTTTGATCCTGATATTAAAATGGTATTTTGAAACTAAAGCCAACGACGAAACGCTCGCGCGCGTAGCCGCGTATATAGGGCGCTTTTCAAACTACATCTCCGAGCAGTCAAACGAGTTCGAGCGGCTGACTATGGTAGAAGACTCTATGGGCGAGATTATCAAAGACATTAACGACGCGGCGGATCGTCTTGAAAAACGCCGCGACGATAACATAAAGGCGCTGGGCAATATCTTGCTGTTCTCCGAGCAGGTCGGCAAGGGGCATACGGCGCACCGTATGATCGGCAGAAGCGATAACTATCTAAATTACGGGCTTATCAAAGCGTTCAACCGAATGACCCAAAGCATAGACGCCGTCATACGCCGCGCGCTTAACGCTCTTGAATCGTATAAAAGCGGCGATTACGCCGTTAAAATTGAAACGGGAGGGCTAGGCGGCGAAGCGCTTCGTTTGATCGAGGGGATCAATACGCTCGGCGCGGCGTTAAGCGACAATACGACGATGAACTACAAATACGGCATGACGCTAAACGCCGCTTCAAAAGAGCTTGCCAACGCCGTAGAGAGTCTTTCTAAAATATCGGTTAGTCAAGCCGCGAGCGTAGATCATATCACCGCCGCCGCCAGCGATATTATTCTGCAGATTCAAGACACGACGCGCAAAGCCGAACAGATGGCGGCGTTTGCGATCGA comes from the Helicobacteraceae bacterium genome and includes:
- a CDS encoding methyl-accepting chemotaxis protein, giving the protein MSRAASIFYWFLIAATLIGSFAYLRLQINDAHKIAQEVVSLARANARLETLLSVAAYIGDASETEKKTIEALVSWLNGDDPAIGKAANDYYGAYLERVQTGAIDDGAQSFATGITALSVKAKAALEAKRDSYYDATSVVEFVEVISFGVVFLILILKWYFETKANDETLARVAAYIGRFSNYISEQSNEFERLTMVEDSMGEIIKDINDAADRLEKRRDDNIKALGNILLFSEQVGKGHTAHRMIGRSDNYLNYGLIKAFNRMTQSIDAVIRRALNALESYKSGDYAVKIETGGLGGEALRLIEGINTLGAALSDNTTMNYKYGMTLNAASKELANAVESLSKISVSQAASVDHITAAASDIILQIQDTTRKAEQMAAFAIETKTAAQSGLSLTQGTVTAMEEISVSTSQIKEAIAVIDSIAFQTNILSLNAAVEAATAGEAGKGFAVVAGEVRTLAGKSAEAAKKIKELVAQTQLKANDGMAISKKMIESFDILNRKISDTYDLVDAVTSAAQDEMKKAGSISDSIEELGAINRKNSEAAIDTGKITRQVSALADRLVRVARDKRVSPI
- a CDS encoding chemotaxis protein CheV, which gives rise to MSAELDIQKSVEKMTDSHLNNIMQLAVFYSANYEIYAVNVAKIQNFVILSEINIVPNRDPNSVVVGVAQVRDELVTFVDLDRWLGMPKPDLADFTVGVVCSVSRRRIGFFAREIIGIEDKYSFELKIPDSRALKILYVTNIKINGENKPCAVFDIERLMSDCGFPKEMPPFVLPSKEELKFVRKKALIAEDSVSAAKKLADFFDSLNISYEIYSDGAELISRLDSIDVNEVGLIVTDLEMPVRDGYQVIAHIKRNERLSALPVVVNSSMTSSGVAEKVKRLGAVDHIDKSDTHAMFKLVERYMKERQNK
- a CDS encoding PAS domain-containing protein, whose amino-acid sequence is MSENGRMIAVDEKSMLVSETDPSGIVRYINDDLIEISGFSEAELVGKPYDFMLHSSVPKSIPIDMGRAINEGGVWKGFVKHRTKGGDYYWVFMTVFPIDSINGEGYLAVRTRANEEEIERYEKKYEQMRLEETR